The Amblyraja radiata isolate CabotCenter1 chromosome 29, sAmbRad1.1.pri, whole genome shotgun sequence genomic interval gctggagtaactccgcgtgtcaagcaccatccctggagaaaaggaataggtgacttttcgggttgagaccctttagatggatcttgacccaaaacgtcacctgttcgtttactccagagatgctgcctgacctgctgagttactccagctgtttgcgtctatcttcggttcaaaccagtttctgcagttccttcctaaaaataTTGTGTTGCTTGCATTAATTTGAACTTTGTCATGAAGGCTTCTTTAATGCTAAGAAGTTTACAATTTCAAGCCCTGTTTAAGAGAACAAAACAGATTTGATAACACTTGATAAATATACAGTGGTGCAGGGATATTTGCATATTTTGTATCAAATTTCCAACATCTCTAGATCCTCCCCCCACAGCAATGCATTATATTTTTATGCTGCTTTTGTTGATCCCTCGCATGTTGtgaaacacacttggctaataaagtattcatGTATTGTAAATTCACTCTCAACTAGTCTTTAAACTTTCTCCAAAGATGGCTGCCATatagttaatgcacaaaaggacacaaagtgctggagtaattcagcgggtcaggcagcatctctggagaacatggtgacgtttcaggttgagacccttctttgttgTTAATACGACTGAACTTCAAAACTTTATGCATGCAGGACAATGCGTTGTTTGCAGGATTGTGAGAtgctgactggttgtatcacaaGCTGGTACAGCATGCCAACGCATAGgaacgcaagaggctgcagagagtggtggacttagTCCGGGCAACCACAGGCACAGCTCTCCCAAGCATCGAAAGCATCTCCATGAGGGACTGCCTCAAACAGGCAGCCATCTCATTGAAACAGGCAGTCATCTCAtctaatcttattgaaacatataagattattaggggtttggacacgctagaggcaggaaacatgttcccgatgttgggggagtccagaaccagggtccacagtttaagaataaggggtaagccatttagaacggagacgagcaaatactttttcacacagtgagttatgagtctgtggaattctctgcctcagaggacggtggaggcgggttctctggatactttcaagagagaactagatagggctcttaaagatagaagagtcaggggatatggggagaggcaggaacggggtactgattggggatgatcagccatgatcacattgaatggcggtgctggctcgaagggccgaatggcctactcctgcacctattgtctattgtctatctccacCATCCAGCACATACCTTCTTCACATTGCTATCATCGGGCAggaggcctgtttctttgctccaGTTGTGAACTGTTAGTTGGTGTAGTATGTAGTGTATCTAACATTGGGCATGCTTTGGATAAGTGTCCGCATCCTGCCAAGATTATTTATTGGgtcgtacagtacagcacaggtccAACggaccaccatgtccatgccgccCATCAGGTACCTGCCTATACTTATCTCATTGCCCAGCATTTGTCCTGTTACCATCCGTGTCTTGTCAATTTAGGTGTTTGCCTCGGTGCTTATTAAAATTTGTGGGACTATCTACCTCTACAAATCTCTCAGCAGTTCCAAAGGTGAACAAGAATCttcctcagatcccctctaaaccctCACTATAAACCTGCCGTCTCTACTTTCAGTATCTCACAAATGGGGAAGTTTCCTATCTAAGCCCTCGTCATATGGTCCACCTCTATCAGACGCCACAGTGCTTCATGGAAAAGGAACCCAGGCTATTCACTCTCCCCAGAAGTGACATATTTGCCTATTAAAGTACGATAGGGTAAAACTTTATTTATCggattgtggatgtgcaaagagggggggggggggggggggtcggcaggggaaaggggagtcagtctaccccacgacagaaggggaaggagtttgatagccacagggaagcagAATtttctgtggcgttctgtactgcatcttggtggaatcagTCTGTTTCTGAagctactcctcaggttgaccagtgtgtcatggaagggctgagctgtattgtccacgatgctcgcagtttgaggagcaaccTCTCCTCCAAGACCACTTCCCGTTAATCCAACTCCTGTTGGCATCcatggccttcgccctgctgccccagcacaagaCAGCAAAGAAGATagcactggctaccaccaattggtagaatatctgcagcatcttactgcagatgttgaaggagcggagccttctcaaaaggtACAGCCggttctgtcccttcttgtacagggcctcatcgttctccttggtaaactgcacatccacaccattgatggagacaggggtgttcctctcctcctaaggtCCACCACTAGCTCCTTAGTTTTGTCGGTGTtgggctgcaggtgattcagcccacaccactcaacaaagtcgtagACTACacatctgtattcagcttccctcccctcactgatgcagcccacaattgctgtCATctaaaaacttctgcaggtggcaggaatctgcgttatatctgaagtctgaaatgtagatggtgaacagggggAGAGAACcttcccctgtgttgctcactaccatgccCAAGATATAGTTCTGTAGGCTGACATACTGTGgtcatccagtcaggtagttggtgattcaggacatcaatggagcatccacccgcatcttcgtcagtttgctccctagcagtgcagaCCGGAtagtgttaaaagcactggagaagtaaaaaaacatgactctcagtgcttcccagcctatccaggtgagcattggaacgatggagcaggtggatgatggcgtcctcaacccccatctttgtttggtaagcgaactgctGTCTGTCTCAATGCTCTTAAACTTGGTAATTGCACGATTCCATCATCCCCTTTGGCAGTGCATTGCAGGGTTTAATCGGTGTGTTAAAATATTACCTCTCAGGTCTCCTTTGAATCAGCagcctcacaccttaaacctttATCGTCTTGTTCCATGTAAAGAGACCATTATCTATCTTATCGATGTCTCTCACAATCATATTCTATCAGGTCACTCTCCTTGACTCAAAGGTCCATTCAATGTCTCTCCTTAACTAGTCTtctacccaggcaacattctggtgaacctcctgtTATCTTCTCCAATGTAATCCACCTCCTTCATGTAGTGTGgtcaccagaactgcacacagtactttgACTGTGGCCTAACGAATAATATATATAGTACCATAACCTCCCTGCACTTATATTTTATGATGGAGGCATGTACTTTATATGTCTGAAGGGATcccaacatgaaatgtcacctatccatttcctccagagatacacacaaagctggagaaactcagcgggtcagacagcatctctggagaaaaggaatagtttccctcaagattccagcatctgcagtaccttgcatCTCATGTCTTCTTTAACAATatgtctacttgtgctgccacctaccTTCAtgtcatgatcagccatgatcatattgaatggcggtacaggctcgaagggccgaatggcctagtcatgtacctattttctatgtactctCTCTCTATTCTTCAGTACTCCCCAGGGCCTCACCATTCATTGCACTAATGTTTATCAAATACAACTGTTACATTTCTCCCGTGGACACAAGGTCAGTTTGAAGGAATGCAGATTATTCCAAGCATCCAATGACTTATCATCAGCATTGTGCATATTTGCATTTGTTACAAGATCGCAGAAAACTATCTCAGCATCTTAGATCCATGCTAGGGGCTTCCACTTTTACCTTCCCGCAAAGTGTGCATAATTGTGCAATCCGTGTTGGTTATATAGCTTGTATAACAAATAACTTGTGCTCTGCTCATCCCTGCAAAGTATCATAAACTGTGGAAGATATAGAGACGATAAAATAAAGAAAGATGAAATTGACCTAAAATTAAAGATACGgtaaagattttttttctcttaaAAGGGATCATCTTTGGAGAACCTCCATGAACATAAACTTATTTTCAGTGCCAAAGGAGCAATAGTGTAGaacacaaatgttggagtaactctgcgagtcaagcagcatctgaggatgacatagataggcgatgtttccaGTTGGGATTCATCTACCATTGTGAATGTAGTGGAATTTAACAGCATTGCTATGTTACAGCCCCAATTAATCCAATGTAGTTACCATATGCATATCTCAGTGTATGAGTCAATTTGGAAGAAACAATTGATAAAGAATATTTATATTACAGGTTTACATATTTTATTTTAGAAGCTGGAGGATACATTCAAAGACCAAAATATCCCCAAAATCTGAAGAATCAGAGCAGTAAGTGTTCCAGTGGCCACAATCTGTTTTATATTATTACATGCAGCCTCAGAAGATGTTAGAACCGATTCCTGCTCAGCTTTAAAAGTTCAAAACTAGAAATGTTCAGTTCACAAAATTCTTGACTGGTTTGGTGTCTGTCATTGATCACTTGGTCAGATTATTCTTTTAAttcctaaaaaaaaagaaaacaaaataagcCAAAGAATGTACTAAATACACATGCTATCTCAACATAGCTTAAACTGTTAAGTTGGCAAATATTTGTCATGACTTTGACCACAGGAACACCTTTCATAGGGTAACATTCATACCAAGGAGACCACTATGCATTGTGCAGTCTTACCGATTCGTCACGTTCCCTGGGCTTTATTCACCAAACAATAAGGTGGCTCAGAGGCAGAGCTGctgcttacagccccagagactcaggttcattCTGGTCTCAgcagctgtctgtgtgaagtttgcatgttcatcctgtgaccgtgtgcatttcttcctggtgttctggttaccttccacattccaaagacgttcgggtttgtaggccaattggcctctgtaaattgccccatgtgtcTTGGTagtggatgagacagtgggataacatagaactagtgcgtacAGGTGAACGATGGTTGCCGTTGTCTCAGTGGGCCACAGGATCCGctcccattctgtatctctaaacttaactaaacatttTACCAAGATCAAGTTCTGCATATTCCAACCAAGTAGACATTTAAACCTAGATTAATCATGAAGTAACAGGTTATTAACACAGTTGTACATTAAATCATCCGGGAAGGCAAATGTTTCTGAATGAAAGTCAGTCAATAACAATGAATTATGAAACAAGAAGATTAATCCACAAAAACCGAGTATTCTGGCACACCGTAAGAGCAATAAATAATAGTGTTGAAACCAATTCCTATAGGCTGTGCGTTGGGTGATAtgaattgtaataataataataataataatggatgggatttatatagcgcctttctaatactcaaggcgctttacatcgcattattcattcactcctcagtcacactcggtggtggtaagctacttctgtagccacagctgccctggagcagactgacggaagcgtggctgccaatctgcgcctacggcccctccgaccaccaccaatcactcacacacattcacacacaggcaaaggtgggtgaagtgtcttgcccaaggacacaacgacagtatgcactccaagtgggattcgaaccggccaccttccggtcgccagccgaacacttagcccattgtgccatctgtcattgtAGGAACCACAGATGGCTCCTCGCGATATTCCAGCAGTTTCCCAGACATTTTGTACCACCAAAGTTCGTTATAAAACAGCATGGCAATTCATAGCAGTACAATTGTTTCTCACTTTGGACGGACCAAcgtttttagttaaaaatatgttGAGATAGATTTTCACTTAATTTATACAATATGACTTTTCACATGAACTACAAGTTGATGAAAAAAGTGAAAGAGTGGCATACCATTAAGCTAGTGAGATCTTCATTCAGTCTTGAATTTTCCTTTTATGTATGGGATACGACCAACTATTACTTTCCAGTCTGTAACATATATAAATGCTACACTCCCCACAGCTCCCCAAGTTGTCATTGTTGGAATCCTAGAAAAAAGATTATAGAAATTAAGGAAATTGTGATACAATGTCTTTGCCTTAAATCACCAATAACTTGTTTAATTTCCTCCATAGCCTTCTCTCTCTAAATGTCGGAAACCCCCTGCTAAACCTctgtgtgtccttctgtgcattacTTAGTTGTTTTGCCTCCCAGTGATTGTCATGTTATTAGCAATTTAAATTTCAAGTTTTTAAATTACCTCCACAAATCACTCTACGCCTCTTCCTTTAAGAATCTCCTCAAAATCTACCTCATTGACCAAGGTTATGATCAGATTTCCTAATATCTCCTCCTATGAGATGGTTAGAACGTTTTTTGTGAAACATACATAGATGAACATAGTATTGTAATAACAAGTAAATTTTTACAGTGCATTTAGGGAACACACGTACAAAAGCCAGTGCAGTGCTGATGTAGGAAGTGGTGGATAGAGTCCAGCAAGAACGACATTTAAAGAAAATACTGCCAATACACAACACAGTTGTACAGTgatagtcgctgccttacagtgtcagagacccagattcgatcctgactacggatgctgcctgtacggtgtttgtacgttatccctgtaacctgcgtggaTTGTCTCCGGGTGccttccacacttcaaaaacatacaggtttgtaggttaattgtccctggtgtgtgtagaatagtgttaatgtgcggggatcgctggtcggcgaaggctcggtgagccgaagggcctgtttccgtgctgaatcgtTCACTAAGCTTGTTGGTCAGTGATGAGAAGTTGACGACACTCCTGATTTTAGCTTCATTAGCAAGGCTTTTAAGAGTCAAGCACTGAATGATGCAGCATAACATAGACAGCTTCAATTCTGCTCCCCCTGTAGCTTTGTAACTTCCAGTCACTGATAATAATTGATGATAGTGAACAAACCTTATTATTTAATGATTGTCCatgtgtaggtgatgttgttaatCTGGCATGGATTGTGAAATCAATtcaatttttttcccctttggATTTAATAAAGAAGCAATTGCTAAACAGATGATGCATACAATTAAAACAAATATCTGGTAGGTACAGCAGGCTTGTCATTAAAATTGTTGAACTGTTTTAACTGATGCTGCCACCTGCTGCTTAAAATATGAATCTGATGATTTTCAACATGGAAATAGAATTTTACTTGCTGGCCTGTAAAGTACCACAACTTTATTCTGTTTattcacacaaggaactgcagatgtttgtttaCGAAAAAATGCCCAAGTTCTCTCAATCAGGCAGTATATctagaagacatggataggtgatattctgggttgggaccccccccccccccttcccccccatttATGTGGCGTCTTTAACCTTTAACGTACAAAATGCCAGAAGAGGTTTTGTGGAAATACCATTAAGATAATACTGACGCTGAGGGACACAAGAAAATCCAGAGGCAGCTGACCTGACTGTGCACCTCTCAAAGTAGGAAAAGGAGGTAGGCTGGGAAAATCCATAGCTCCGAAACTTGAGACATGGCTGTCAATTGTTAAACTACTCACTTCAGGTGTGACTAACAGACCAGAATTAGAACGATGCAAATATTTCAGAGGTAGAGAGAGGGCTTGAGCAattagaaatatatattttttaaattacgttTATTTTCTAATGGAACGTTTATTTAATTAGAAAGCAATGTAGGCCTTCAAACTTAGCGATGAAGATCCTAGGGATGTGGTGCAAGTTAAGACAGAGTTTTGTCAGAGTTGCATAAGAAATACTGCCAAGGAATGTGCTGGAATATCAGCACTGGAAAGGCAAAGGTCATGGTCAAAAAAGAAAGTGCTagaggtactcagcaggtcaggcagcatctgtggatgaaatggacagatgacatttcaggtcaggaccctcttcTTTCTTCCAGACTCGAAACATGGTCTATCCattcctgagttcctccagtacttcattttttttgcaagattccagcacctgcagtttcttatgtctcaAGTTAGAACCAATTCAGCCTGCGTAATGAAATGTCAGTCAtcttctccccaccatcaaaatgaTTTACTGGAggggctgcctcaaaaaagcagccaatatcatcaaagacccataccaccTTGGCTATGCTTTAATTTCACTCTTACCATCGGGATGCAGGCACAGGAGTCTGAAAATCAtggccaccaggttcaagaatagcttattctcaacagccatcaggctcctGAATACTACACAACATCAACTATTAACGCATGCGGACtctgactttgcactattatggttacgaGTAttaatgtggatgtggagaggatgtttccactagtaggagagtctaagactggaggccatagcctcagaattaaaggacgttcttttagaaaggagacgaggagaaatttctttagtcaaagggtggtgaatctgtggaattctttgccacagatggctatggatgccaagtcagtcttttgtttttaaggtagagatagattcttgattaatacagatgtcagaggtttggggaagaaggcaggagaacggggtttggagggagagatagatcagccatgatttattaatggtggagtagatttgatgggccgaatggcctaattctactcttatcacttatggcctaatgctgagtactatattctgcaacttcccctttgctctatggtATATCTAATTtgaatggatagcacacaaaactaagcttttcactgtagcctcagtacatgtgacaataataagcctaagccAGGTCAGGCTGGGCAAGTCTTCCACTCCCAGGCACACATAAGAACAACattaggctgttcagcccatcaagtctattctgccattcaatcatgactgttcTATTTTCCTTCTCTCAACccaagtctcctgccttctctctgtaaccttgACATCGATACTAATCAATTGCTGCTTTAAATACACACCTGACTTGATACATCCATTGTGTGTTGCAGAAAAGTGCTTTACAGCAGAACCAGCTGCACACAGCACTTCAGCACATTCACTGTAGCTTTGTTAGACGGAAGAGCCAGAGGCCCCACACGGCCCAGAGATCGCTCAACCCAATCCAACCTCCAGCCTCACATTGCCGGGAGACAGACCAACCTCTGGCCCCTCACTGACAAGAGGAAATCTGGTCTGACCCCAGGGCCTCACACTGCTAGGAGACTCATTTGATCAAGGGAAAAgaagcccagcctatccaagctcTCTCCACAACTACAGTCCTCCATCCAGGCAACGTCCTAGAGAACCTCCTCGGTGCCCTCCAAATGCAGCCACGACCTCCCTATAGCATGGTGATCAGCACTGCGCGTAGTACTCAGACTGTGGCCTAACCACTGCTTTATAAAGTCTAACCACACTTCcctgtctgtctgaagaagggtttcggcccgaaacgttgcctatttccttcgctccatagatgctgctgcacccgctgagtttctccagcatttttgtgtaccttcgattttccagcatctgcagttccttcttaaacatacttcCCAGTCCTTGTCTTCTATGTCCCACTAATGAAGACgtgtgtgtgaagaagggtcccgacccgaaacgtcgcttttccatgtcctccagagatgctgccaggtccGACCCCGTTACCGCTCATTGCATGGAGACTGGTGAACACAACACAACCCCCCCCATTCCGGGTGAACATTGCAGAAAGACCCGTGAACACAACCCCCAGTCCCTGACTGCGGGAAGACAGGTGACCTATGCTGAGAActtcattattctatctgggacacatgacaataacacactCTGGAGGGAGTcagaccccttccctccctccctcactgcaGGGAGACGGCCCCCGACTCCTGGTCCTTGACGACGGGGTAGACAGACCGCCGACCCGTGGCCTTTCACTGCGGGTAGAGCGGGCTCTTTACTGCAGGGGTGACAGATCCCGACCCCTCATCTGCCGGGGACACCGCTGACCTTGGCGCCCGGCAGCCGTCGCCCAAGGGTGGGTAGGCAGGCGGGCAGCTGCAGTGTCCCGGGCCCACAACCACGGTCCCGCTCCTCCCTGCTCACCAGTTCCTCAGCAGCTGCGCGTATCTCGGCCCCAGTACCCGCTCCAACATGGCGTCGCCTCCTGCTCCgtccccgccgccgccgccgccgcctgaCCAACCGACCCACAAGATGGCGGCAGGACCCCGCCCTTGCCCCAGCCTGCCCGCCGCGGCGCCTCAACAAAACCACcgcaccctcccctccccgccgCTCACAGACGCACCAGCACCGACTCGCATTACACACACATTtgtaattaaatattttaaatcgaAAGGCATAAGTCGCCTGGCACTTGACAGATGGCGGCCGGTGCTGCCACCCCTGTGGTGGGCGCCGGAACTGCCGCCACTGCAAACcagagctctgctctaagatgttcaaaagggaactgcagatgctggaatatcgaaggtacacaaaattgctggggaaactcagcgggtacagcagcatctatggagcgaaggaaataggcgacgtttcgggccgaaacccttcttcagtctgaagaagggtttcgtagatgctgctgcacccgctgagtttccccagcaattttgtgtacctctgctctaagatctttgctgcaAACTTTGCTCAgaagtttaaagcaaagatactaatctttggtttaaagagtctgaagaagggtcgagagatgagttactccagcattattctgtgtctatcttcagttaaaagTAATGGATTGTTAAAAAGGTTTGAATCAGAAACAAGTCATTGAGAATATCCAAACAAAGAACATTTCGCGAGTGAAACAGGCACCACGCACACTGGGTAAATTGGAgagagctagaggcaggaaatatgttcctgatgttgggggagtccagaaccaggggccacagtttaaaaatgaggGGTAGGCtacttagaactgagatgaggaaacactttttcacacagagttctgaatttgtggaattctcttcctcagaaggcagtggttgccgattcactggatgcattcaaaagagttagataaagctcttagagatagcggaatcaagggatatggggagaaggcaggaacggggtactgattgtggacgatcagccatgatcacattgaatactcttgcacctattgtatatggtCGTA includes:
- the LOC116989470 gene encoding cytochrome b-c1 complex subunit 10, which gives rise to MLERVLGPRYAQLLRNWIPTMTTWGAVGSVAFIYVTDWKVIVGRIPYIKGKFKTE